One region of Bosea sp. 29B genomic DNA includes:
- a CDS encoding phosphotransferase, with protein MQAHLATPSSSFASHVHRRASASVEELVYEVERDFPQFQGLRWRLVEGGRDHRVLVGSDIVAFRFPRTVRRAQRFQLEMRLLDTLARDCPILIPKYQHRASDSSYGGYPLLSGTPVTGFFFRSCTGPERERIESLIGLFLQFIHAQIPHCFLPGENGNHIIKFGKRYVSSHAYIVNNFLGEVFAKKFEAFIKKYSEEEWIITNLIHGDLTTDHILYDTQKGTLSVLDFGDCEMGDRSFDFLCFWELGEDVVDRVLAWAVPPEQERERLKLMSLLHYGRALSFKICRANSAEPEELRETVAAFLRRAGV; from the coding sequence ATGCAGGCTCACCTGGCAACACCCTCGTCATCTTTTGCCAGTCATGTCCACAGAAGAGCATCTGCTTCGGTCGAGGAGCTAGTGTACGAGGTCGAGCGAGATTTCCCGCAATTCCAGGGGCTTCGCTGGCGCTTGGTCGAGGGGGGACGGGATCATCGCGTCCTCGTCGGTTCGGATATCGTCGCCTTCAGGTTCCCGCGGACTGTGAGGCGCGCGCAGCGGTTTCAGCTAGAGATGCGTCTGCTGGATACGCTTGCTCGCGACTGCCCAATTCTAATACCGAAATACCAACATAGAGCGTCTGACTCGTCGTACGGCGGGTATCCGCTCCTTTCCGGAACTCCCGTGACCGGGTTCTTTTTTCGAAGCTGTACAGGCCCAGAGCGGGAGCGAATAGAAAGTCTAATCGGACTCTTCCTCCAATTCATTCACGCACAGATCCCTCATTGTTTTTTGCCGGGAGAGAATGGCAATCACATTATTAAATTCGGCAAAAGGTATGTTTCGTCGCACGCTTATATTGTAAATAATTTTCTTGGCGAAGTTTTTGCAAAGAAATTTGAAGCTTTCATTAAAAAATACAGTGAAGAAGAATGGATCATAACTAATCTTATTCACGGGGATTTAACGACAGATCATATTCTTTATGACACTCAGAAGGGAACACTTTCTGTTCTGGATTTTGGCGATTGTGAAATGGGGGATCGTTCGTTCGATTTTTTGTGCTTCTGGGAGCTAGGGGAGGATGTCGTGGACCGTGTGCTAGCCTGGGCAGTCCCCCCTGAGCAAGAGCGCGAGCGCCTAAAGCTGATGTCACTGCTCCACTATGGTCGCGCGCTCTCGTTCAAAATCTGCCGGGCGAACAGCGCGGAGCCGGAGGAGCTAAGGGAGACAGTAGCAGCCTTTCTGAGGCGCGCCGGGGTCTGA